The Methanothermobacter sp. genome includes a window with the following:
- a CDS encoding manganese efflux pump MntP family protein, whose amino-acid sequence MDLLSMVFVGIGLGMDTFSISVSRGLVSHESGINYALITAFSFGAFQAFMPILGWISGLEIQSIVSTFAPWVAFTLLLLIGLKMIYESTMLEEEEFKFSYRELLLLSVATSIDAFAVGVSFALLKISIWLPIIIIGVITFLLSLGGSYLGEKIGHIFENRIEAVGGVILILIGLRILLENNVL is encoded by the coding sequence ATGGATCTTCTATCGATGGTTTTCGTTGGAATTGGCTTGGGGATGGATACATTCAGCATATCAGTGAGCCGCGGTCTTGTGAGCCATGAATCAGGAATCAACTACGCCCTCATAACTGCATTCTCATTCGGGGCATTCCAGGCGTTCATGCCCATCCTAGGATGGATATCTGGTCTTGAAATTCAGAGCATCGTATCAACCTTTGCTCCCTGGGTTGCATTTACACTCCTCCTTCTCATAGGGCTGAAAATGATATACGAGAGCACCATGCTTGAGGAGGAGGAATTCAAATTCAGTTACCGTGAACTCCTTCTGCTCTCGGTTGCAACCAGCATAGATGCCTTTGCTGTGGGTGTCAGCTTTGCACTCCTTAAGATATCCATATGGTTGCCAATAATAATCATAGGAGTCATCACATTCCTCCTCTCCCTTGGGGGAAGCTACCTTGGAGAGAAGATAGGCCACATATTTGAAAACCGTATAGAGGCAGTGGGTGGTGTCATCCTCATCCTCATTGGTTTAAGAATCCTCCTGGAGAATAACGTCCTCTGA
- a CDS encoding carbon-nitrogen hydrolase family protein, whose product MLTDIMGVAGLRVGICQMQVNERKEENIKKASEMIREACSRGAELVVLPEMFTCPYDSELFPEYAEDENGETITAMRSLAAELGVHLVAGSIPERTPEGIYNTSFIIDDGGDITARHRKVHLFDIDVEGEITFRESDTLIAGSSVTVTDTGSAVIGVGICYDMRFPELSRMMALGGAEVLVFPGAFNMKTGPAHWRLLVRSRALDNQCYCVAVSPARNHGESYVAYGHSLVADPWGSVMVDAGSSECVLTVDLDMEMVEKVRRELPLLRNRRPDVYSWMEGADHE is encoded by the coding sequence ATGCTCACTGATATTATGGGGGTGGCCGGTCTGAGGGTTGGAATCTGTCAGATGCAGGTAAATGAGAGAAAGGAAGAAAACATCAAAAAAGCCTCTGAGATGATAAGGGAAGCTTGCAGCAGGGGTGCTGAACTTGTGGTCCTCCCTGAGATGTTCACATGCCCCTACGACTCTGAACTCTTCCCTGAATATGCGGAGGATGAGAATGGGGAGACCATAACCGCAATGAGATCCCTTGCAGCAGAACTTGGGGTCCATCTGGTTGCAGGTTCAATTCCCGAGCGGACCCCAGAGGGGATATACAACACCTCCTTCATCATTGATGATGGTGGTGACATCACCGCGAGACACAGGAAGGTTCACCTCTTTGATATAGACGTGGAGGGTGAGATAACCTTCAGGGAATCCGACACTCTGATTGCAGGTAGCTCTGTAACCGTTACTGATACAGGTTCTGCTGTGATCGGGGTTGGTATATGCTATGACATGCGCTTCCCTGAACTCTCAAGGATGATGGCCCTGGGGGGTGCGGAGGTTCTAGTATTTCCCGGTGCATTCAACATGAAAACCGGGCCGGCCCACTGGAGGCTCCTTGTGCGGTCGAGGGCCCTTGACAACCAGTGCTACTGTGTTGCAGTGTCCCCTGCAAGAAATCACGGGGAATCCTATGTTGCATACGGCCACTCACTTGTCGCCGACCCATGGGGTTCGGTTATGGTTGATGCGGGCAGCTCAGAATGTGTTCTAACAGTCGACCTGGATATGGAAATGGTGGAAAAAGTGAGAAGGGAGCTTCCACTTCTAAGGAATCGGAGACCAGATGTTTACAGTTGGATGGAGGGAGCTGACCATGAATAA
- the cruF gene encoding bisanhydrobacterioruberin hydratase CruF, giving the protein MFTVGWRELTMNKPSGKSIIILIVGIILAFSSYFVANVDIGGYSAVSVVFIISMALPSFISVIRDLRGRGVILILVLGAYAILIETVAIVTGFPYSEFHYSGLIGLKILGHTPFTVPFAWLPLFLGSAYLAKESVAGKLKFLGLSTLLVVLTDVVIDPAAVALNFWIWSNPGIFYGVPLQNFAGWVLSGFIASLILLVVLGDSVKEMKSGTISSLYLIMCFWTAACLFLGLEIPFITGLILLALILIKTKANLW; this is encoded by the coding sequence ATGTTTACAGTTGGATGGAGGGAGCTGACCATGAATAAACCCTCAGGGAAATCCATCATAATACTCATCGTGGGTATCATCCTTGCATTCTCATCATATTTTGTAGCCAACGTGGATATAGGGGGTTACTCTGCTGTATCAGTTGTTTTCATCATATCCATGGCCCTCCCATCATTTATTTCAGTGATAAGGGACCTCAGGGGTCGTGGTGTTATTCTGATACTTGTTCTGGGGGCCTATGCAATTCTAATCGAGACTGTGGCCATAGTAACGGGTTTTCCCTACTCGGAGTTCCATTACAGTGGACTCATTGGACTGAAGATACTTGGACACACGCCCTTCACGGTCCCATTCGCCTGGCTGCCCCTCTTCCTGGGGTCTGCCTATCTTGCAAAGGAATCTGTTGCTGGGAAACTGAAATTTCTGGGCCTTTCAACCCTCCTTGTGGTTCTCACAGATGTGGTGATTGACCCTGCAGCCGTGGCCCTCAACTTCTGGATCTGGAGTAATCCAGGAATATTCTATGGTGTGCCCCTGCAGAACTTTGCTGGGTGGGTGCTCTCAGGTTTCATTGCATCCCTTATTCTGCTTGTGGTTCTGGGTGATTCTGTGAAGGAAATGAAATCAGGGACCATCTCCAGCCTCTACCTGATAATGTGCTTCTGGACAGCCGCCTGCCTCTTCCTTGGACTTGAAATCCCCTTCATAACCGGTTTAATCCTCCTGGCACTCATACTCATTAAAACAAAGGCAAACCTGTGGTAG
- a CDS encoding prenyltransferase, with protein sequence MSQLTSGSLFNSIKDYTGFLVCISRFRFWIYTGGTYVIGYTLAAKGFTDFLSPAYYIYLLYFFFPANVFIYGVNDYWDEDTDRLNPKKGSREHMLMQSERRKLRNSLLAVTGISVALMFSQKPEEALLFLGFLFLSYFYSAPPLRFKERPFLDFSSNYLYIMPGLFAYSLASGSLPEPIILLAGYCHIAAMHIFSAVPDTEYDRRAGINTTPVFMGESMALALSAAFWLILSFITVYLTDLHPLSFLVFAYPAFPLSVLLFERIRIEKVYWYLPYVNTALGGLLFLALINHKIFHWI encoded by the coding sequence ATGTCTCAGCTGACCTCCGGATCCCTTTTTAATTCCATAAAAGATTACACGGGCTTTCTGGTCTGCATATCCCGATTCAGGTTCTGGATATACACCGGTGGAACATATGTAATTGGGTACACCCTTGCAGCGAAGGGTTTCACTGATTTTCTCTCACCAGCCTATTACATATACCTCCTCTACTTCTTTTTCCCGGCTAACGTGTTCATCTACGGTGTCAACGACTACTGGGATGAGGATACAGACAGACTCAACCCCAAGAAGGGCTCAAGGGAGCACATGCTGATGCAGAGTGAGCGGAGGAAACTCAGAAATTCACTGCTTGCAGTTACAGGTATCAGCGTCGCCCTCATGTTTTCACAGAAACCAGAGGAGGCCCTTCTTTTCCTCGGATTTTTATTCCTATCATATTTCTACAGTGCACCCCCACTCAGATTCAAGGAGAGGCCCTTCCTGGATTTTTCATCCAATTACCTCTACATAATGCCCGGTTTATTTGCCTACAGCCTCGCATCAGGAAGCCTACCTGAACCCATAATACTCCTTGCAGGCTACTGCCACATCGCTGCCATGCACATATTCTCCGCCGTACCTGACACAGAGTATGATAGGAGGGCAGGAATCAACACAACACCAGTATTCATGGGTGAAAGTATGGCACTTGCACTTTCAGCAGCCTTCTGGCTGATATTATCTTTCATCACAGTCTATCTTACAGATCTACATCCTCTAAGCTTCCTGGTATTCGCGTATCCTGCATTTCCCCTTTCTGTACTTCTTTTCGAAAGAATAAGGATAGAGAAGGTTTACTGGTACCTGCCCTACGTCAACACAGCCCTTGGAGGTCTACTCTTCCTTGCGCTCATAAACCACAAGATCTTTCACTGGATTTAA
- a CDS encoding phytoene/squalene synthase family protein → MIDEKIYSIFKRGSKTYFYSTLFFPPKVRRDVFILYSFLRRADDYVDRIPQDTEGFYDFVERYRLASSGEKTGDVVVDSFAELSARKSFNPEWTEAFLRSMEMDITVSSYRTMSDLEEYLLGSSEVVGLFMASIMGLDKDSYPHARYLGRAMQYVNFIRDIAEDVELGRLYFPLTELERFDLESLDLSEIRGREDNFRSFLRAQIDIYRDWQRRAEEGYRYIPYRYLVPIKTAADMYLWTSRIIERDPLIVYRRKVKPSRGRVVSGALLNMLRLIRPRSPTKQGI, encoded by the coding sequence TTGATTGATGAAAAAATCTATTCAATATTCAAAAGGGGAAGCAAAACATACTTCTACAGCACCCTCTTCTTCCCACCCAAGGTGAGGAGGGACGTTTTCATACTCTACAGTTTCCTGAGAAGGGCAGATGACTATGTTGATAGAATACCCCAGGATACCGAGGGGTTCTACGACTTTGTTGAACGCTACCGGCTGGCATCATCAGGTGAAAAAACCGGGGATGTGGTTGTTGATTCATTCGCGGAACTTTCAGCCAGAAAATCTTTCAATCCAGAGTGGACAGAGGCCTTTCTCAGATCAATGGAGATGGATATAACTGTCTCATCCTACAGGACAATGTCTGACCTTGAGGAGTACCTCCTGGGTTCATCTGAGGTTGTGGGGCTCTTCATGGCATCCATCATGGGTCTTGACAAGGATTCATACCCCCATGCCCGCTACCTGGGGAGGGCCATGCAGTACGTCAACTTCATAAGGGACATAGCAGAGGATGTTGAACTGGGGAGGCTCTACTTCCCGCTGACTGAACTTGAAAGATTTGATCTGGAGTCACTGGATTTAAGTGAAATAAGGGGAAGGGAGGATAATTTCAGGTCCTTCCTCAGGGCTCAGATTGATATTTACAGGGACTGGCAGAGGAGGGCAGAGGAGGGTTACAGGTACATCCCCTACCGTTACCTGGTACCCATAAAGACCGCCGCTGACATGTACCTCTGGACGTCCAGAATAATCGAAAGGGACCCTCTCATAGTCTACCGGAGGAAGGTGAAGCCATCAAGGGGCAGGGTGGTCTCAGGAGCCCTCCTGAACATGCTGAGGCTCATCAGACCCAGGTCACCAACTAAGCAGGGTATTTAG
- a CDS encoding phytoene desaturase family protein, whose protein sequence is MRIVIVGAGFGGISAAALLARDGMDVTVIEKNEGPGGRASVYSEGGFTFDMGPSWYLMPDIFENFFAEFRSKPEDFYSLKQLDPAYRVFFDDDKVVNVSSDIERNYELFDSFEENGGEKLREYLNSAGELYDSVVKEMLYRDYRSILDFLNGKLLLQGIRLNILESLEHFVNKRFESDEARKILQYSIGFLGSAPQDTPSMYHIMSHIDMTLGVFYPEGGIRRVAESIYELALENGAEFHFNEEVKRIEVTDKMATSVVTDRNIHDADAVLVNADYPHSELQLLDADHRTYDENYWNSRVLAPSAFVAYLGVDRTVDALDHHNLFLERDWADKFQQVFDPEKASWPDRPSYYVNVPSRTDTTAAPEGSDTLFILVPLAPGMEDNQELREGLYRRVMDDLEGKTGMRIREHVVVKRIFAINDFRERYNAYRGTALGLSHTLRQTALWRPAHKSRKVKNLYYTGQYTHPGIGVPMTLISSQIVCREILEEMGE, encoded by the coding sequence ATGAGGATAGTGATCGTGGGGGCTGGATTTGGAGGTATATCTGCAGCAGCGCTTCTTGCAAGGGATGGGATGGATGTAACTGTTATTGAAAAAAATGAGGGGCCGGGTGGCCGCGCAAGCGTCTACAGTGAGGGGGGATTCACATTTGATATGGGCCCATCATGGTACCTCATGCCGGACATATTTGAGAACTTCTTTGCAGAGTTCAGGAGTAAACCTGAGGATTTCTACTCACTGAAACAACTCGACCCCGCATACAGGGTATTCTTTGATGATGATAAGGTTGTAAATGTCTCATCCGATATTGAAAGGAACTATGAACTCTTTGACAGCTTCGAGGAAAATGGGGGTGAGAAGCTCAGGGAATACCTCAATTCAGCAGGTGAACTGTATGATTCCGTTGTGAAGGAGATGCTCTACAGGGACTACCGTTCCATCCTTGACTTCCTCAATGGCAAACTCCTTCTTCAGGGGATCAGACTCAACATACTCGAATCCCTTGAGCACTTTGTTAACAAACGCTTTGAGAGTGATGAGGCAAGAAAGATACTCCAGTACTCCATAGGATTCCTTGGAAGCGCACCGCAGGATACGCCCTCCATGTACCATATAATGTCCCACATTGACATGACACTTGGGGTTTTCTACCCTGAGGGGGGCATAAGGAGGGTTGCAGAGTCCATATATGAACTTGCACTTGAGAACGGGGCTGAATTCCACTTCAACGAGGAGGTTAAGAGGATAGAGGTTACAGATAAGATGGCCACGTCTGTTGTAACCGACAGGAACATCCACGATGCCGATGCAGTTCTTGTGAATGCAGATTACCCCCACAGTGAACTCCAACTCCTTGATGCAGACCACAGGACCTATGATGAGAACTACTGGAATTCAAGGGTACTGGCACCATCAGCCTTTGTGGCCTACCTGGGTGTTGACCGCACAGTAGACGCCCTTGACCACCATAACCTCTTCCTTGAGAGGGACTGGGCAGACAAATTCCAGCAGGTCTTTGACCCTGAGAAGGCCTCATGGCCTGATAGGCCATCATACTATGTTAATGTTCCCTCAAGGACGGATACAACAGCTGCTCCCGAGGGATCAGACACCCTCTTCATACTGGTACCCCTGGCACCGGGTATGGAGGATAACCAGGAGCTGAGGGAGGGCCTCTACAGGAGGGTCATGGATGACCTTGAGGGGAAGACCGGTATGAGGATAAGGGAGCACGTGGTTGTGAAGCGCATATTCGCCATAAATGACTTCAGGGAACGCTACAATGCATACAGGGGGACAGCACTTGGGCTGTCCCATACTCTCAGGCAGACCGCCCTCTGGAGGCCGGCACATAAAAGCAGGAAGGTTAAAAACCTTTACTACACTGGACAGTACACCCATCCGGGTATAGGGGTGCCAATGACACTCATATCCTCCCAGATTGTCTGCAGGGAGATACTGGAAGAAATGGGTGAATAA
- a CDS encoding HEAT repeat domain-containing protein: MADSTLKDKIGLMDSEEKMKVVDELEPSEESVEILVGLLEDESHPVRFRAAERLAEFGKLSLERLIEIMDTGEGDVRRYATFALKKIGDPGVVDHFIDALEDEDWGVRKVAARSLGELGDKRAVEPLIGALEDEDWGVKLAAVRSLGDLGDPRAIEPIKKARRKGDKDFKKAANKSLKKIQS, encoded by the coding sequence ATGGCTGATAGTACTTTGAAGGATAAAATCGGTCTCATGGATTCAGAGGAAAAGATGAAGGTCGTGGATGAACTTGAACCATCAGAGGAATCTGTTGAAATACTGGTCGGACTTCTGGAGGATGAAAGTCATCCTGTCAGATTTAGGGCCGCAGAGAGACTTGCAGAATTTGGAAAACTGTCCCTTGAAAGGCTCATTGAAATAATGGACACTGGTGAGGGGGATGTCAGGAGATACGCCACATTCGCCCTCAAGAAGATAGGGGATCCAGGAGTTGTGGATCACTTCATCGATGCCCTTGAGGATGAGGACTGGGGGGTTAGGAAGGTCGCTGCAAGGTCCCTTGGGGAACTGGGGGATAAGAGAGCTGTGGAGCCACTCATCGGCGCCCTTGAGGATGAGGACTGGGGGGTTAAACTTGCTGCTGTAAGATCCCTTGGCGACCTAGGGGATCCAAGGGCCATAGAACCAATCAAGAAGGCCAGAAGAAAGGGGGATAAGGACTTCAAGAAGGCTGCCAATAAGTCACTCAAAAAGATCCAGTCATAG
- a CDS encoding prenyltransferase yields the protein MNKLDFMKKNSRWYFLSEVIKLGRLPFLGAGLILYATGAVLAGIGRGYLPLDQFIMGYAIVMPAHLSVSYSNDYYDFELDNPEAATVYTGGSGVLQRHPELRGFAWKFAVLLISVSLTLAAIHTLIYRNPAVLLLAVAGNLLGWFYSAPPARLSYRGLGEVATALTGFIFPAMGYSVIMGVIDTPLILFSIPIMLLQLVFIINVEIPDLREDLLGGKMTFPVRRGVRVSRRVMALSAAAATVSLGLLEFYPHFDPGISFPIIALLSLTVTVPCIYYYIHNPEEVNVRGSEVVMNSLIAFGVLDLLYLISVLVMQ from the coding sequence ATGAATAAACTGGACTTCATGAAAAAAAACTCCAGGTGGTATTTCCTGTCTGAGGTTATCAAACTGGGTAGACTTCCATTTCTCGGTGCTGGCCTGATCCTCTATGCCACAGGGGCCGTTCTTGCAGGTATAGGGAGGGGTTACCTCCCCCTCGACCAGTTCATCATGGGATATGCGATCGTGATGCCGGCCCATCTTTCTGTATCCTACAGCAACGACTACTATGACTTTGAACTGGACAACCCTGAGGCTGCAACAGTATACACTGGCGGAAGCGGGGTTCTCCAGAGACACCCTGAACTCAGAGGCTTTGCCTGGAAATTCGCTGTCCTTCTCATATCAGTATCCCTGACACTTGCCGCTATCCACACTCTCATCTACCGTAACCCTGCAGTTCTTCTCCTTGCAGTTGCCGGTAATCTGCTTGGATGGTTCTACAGTGCCCCTCCGGCCAGACTATCATACAGGGGGCTTGGAGAGGTTGCAACAGCCCTTACAGGCTTCATATTCCCTGCCATGGGTTACTCTGTAATCATGGGCGTGATTGATACCCCTTTAATCCTCTTCTCCATCCCCATAATGCTTTTGCAGCTTGTTTTCATCATAAACGTTGAGATACCTGACCTCCGGGAGGACCTGCTGGGAGGCAAGATGACGTTTCCTGTCAGGAGGGGTGTCAGAGTATCCAGAAGGGTTATGGCCTTAAGTGCGGCTGCTGCAACGGTTTCACTGGGACTTCTTGAATTCTACCCCCATTTTGATCCCGGGATCAGTTTTCCCATAATCGCTCTGCTTTCACTCACAGTCACAGTTCCCTGCATCTACTATTACATACATAACCCCGAGGAAGTTAATGTAAGGGGATCTGAGGTTGTGATGAACTCACTCATAGCCTTCGGGGTCCTTGACCTCCTCTACCTCATCAGCGTCCTGGTGATGCAATGA
- a CDS encoding metallophosphoesterase, with amino-acid sequence MNTFKLMDGLEICDLSLLIEDSIIIADLHLGYEQYLTSEGVMVPGFQFRRIVERIESIRDASGASGIIINGDLKHEFGRVSRQENREIMRMMDYLQENFREITLIKGNHDPIVPHMSIISGIAVHETMKVGDFLLTHGHVIPEKLDAENIIIGHEHPCVGLRSGERVEKIKCFLLGPFRDMNLVVMPSFNFISEGSDILHEAVLSPFLREAELEEFHVYGVEDFEVFDFGTVGALMEFTSSTGFSGGW; translated from the coding sequence ATGAACACGTTTAAACTGATGGATGGACTGGAAATATGTGACCTGTCACTTCTCATTGAGGATTCAATTATAATAGCCGACCTCCACCTGGGGTACGAACAGTACCTCACCAGTGAGGGAGTCATGGTCCCGGGATTCCAGTTCAGAAGGATAGTTGAGCGAATAGAATCCATAAGGGACGCATCGGGCGCCTCAGGTATCATCATAAATGGTGACCTCAAGCATGAATTCGGGAGGGTGAGCCGCCAGGAGAACCGGGAAATCATGAGGATGATGGACTACCTCCAGGAAAACTTCAGGGAGATAACACTGATCAAGGGGAATCATGACCCCATAGTACCCCACATGTCCATAATATCAGGTATTGCAGTCCATGAAACCATGAAGGTGGGCGATTTCCTCCTGACACATGGCCATGTGATACCTGAAAAACTTGACGCTGAAAACATCATCATAGGCCACGAACACCCCTGCGTGGGTCTCAGAAGCGGTGAAAGGGTTGAAAAGATCAAATGCTTCCTCCTGGGGCCCTTCAGGGATATGAATCTCGTTGTCATGCCATCCTTCAATTTCATAAGCGAGGGCTCCGACATCCTCCATGAGGCTGTACTATCACCCTTCCTCAGGGAGGCTGAGCTTGAGGAATTCCATGTCTATGGTGTTGAGGACTTTGAGGTTTTCGATTTCGGGACGGTGGGTGCCCTCATGGAGTTCACTTCATCCACGGGATTCAGTGGTGGGTGGTGA
- a CDS encoding ATP-dependent helicase — MIVRQKKKYSGSRIHSVLHPWVSEWFKRTFDDFTEAQKYAIMDIHMGRNVLVSSPTGSGKTLTAFLSIISELTTLADRGELEDSVYCIYISPLKALDNDIERNLEEPLQGIREIAEENGRDLEIRKAVRTGDTSSYERSRMLKNPPHILITTPETLSILLVAPKFREKLSTVRYVIVDEIHSLADNKRGVHLSLSLERLQHLVGNFTRIGLSATVHPLERVARFLVGYSYGNERDCIIVDVNYLKELDIELICPVDDIVAADPEEIGNALYDILHDLIMEHRTTLIFTNTRSGTESVVYNLKSRFPESYTDENIMAHHSSLSREIRLETEEKLKRGELKAVVSSTSLELGIDIGYIDLVVLLSSPKSVSRALQRIGRSGHQLHEKSKGRIVVVDRDDLVECSLILKNAVEGKIDSIRVPENCLDVLAQHIYGMAIENPWDIDHALEVIRNSYCYRNLRREDYLSVLSYLAGEYAELEERYVYAKIWLDHEKNMFGRRGKLARMLYSTNIGTIPDRSAAVVKCNGKVVGRIEEDFMEKLRKGDTFVLGGKIYRFNYARGMTVNVSPASGPPNIPSWFSEQLPLSFDLAVDIQRFRDIMDGKFQYGRSKAEIIEFIMDYLHVDERAAGSIYEYFREQYLYATIPSIRRMLVEYYTGFGGRKFIVFHSLFGRRVNDALSRAVAYVIARRYRRDVMISVSDNGFYLSSEGKMGGLESFMELEPENLREILKKALDRTETLASRFRHCAGRALMILRRYRGEEKSVGRQQVRGKILLKFVSELDDRFPILEEARREVMEDYMDIENAIRVLEWIRDGEMEIRQVDTRIPSPFAFNLVAQGYLDVLKYEDRIEFIRRMHQAILDEIR; from the coding sequence ATGATAGTCAGGCAGAAGAAGAAATACTCAGGCAGCAGAATACATTCTGTTCTTCACCCCTGGGTCAGCGAATGGTTCAAGAGGACCTTTGATGACTTCACAGAGGCCCAGAAGTATGCGATAATGGATATACACATGGGGAGGAACGTCCTTGTATCGTCACCAACAGGTTCAGGTAAGACACTCACCGCGTTTCTTTCAATAATCAGTGAACTCACCACACTTGCAGATAGGGGTGAACTTGAGGACAGCGTCTACTGCATATACATTTCACCCCTTAAGGCCCTTGATAATGACATAGAAAGGAACCTTGAGGAACCCCTCCAGGGTATAAGGGAGATTGCAGAGGAAAATGGCAGGGACCTTGAGATAAGGAAGGCTGTGCGGACCGGTGACACCAGCAGCTATGAGCGCTCCAGGATGCTCAAAAATCCCCCACACATCCTTATAACGACCCCTGAGACGCTCTCAATACTCCTTGTGGCCCCGAAGTTCCGTGAAAAGCTTTCAACTGTGCGCTATGTTATCGTGGATGAAATACACTCCCTTGCAGATAATAAGAGGGGTGTTCACCTTTCACTGAGCCTTGAGAGGCTGCAGCACCTTGTCGGTAACTTCACAAGGATCGGTTTATCTGCGACGGTGCATCCACTTGAGCGTGTTGCAAGATTTCTGGTGGGTTACAGTTATGGTAATGAAAGGGACTGCATCATAGTGGACGTTAACTACCTTAAAGAACTTGACATTGAACTCATCTGCCCGGTTGATGACATCGTGGCCGCTGACCCTGAGGAAATTGGTAATGCCCTCTATGACATCCTCCACGACCTCATAATGGAACACCGGACAACCCTGATCTTCACCAACACGCGTAGCGGGACCGAGAGTGTGGTTTACAACCTTAAAAGTCGCTTCCCTGAGAGTTACACCGATGAAAACATAATGGCACACCACTCATCACTTTCGAGGGAGATAAGGCTTGAAACAGAGGAGAAACTCAAGAGGGGTGAGCTGAAGGCGGTTGTATCATCAACGTCCCTTGAACTCGGGATAGACATCGGTTACATTGACCTGGTGGTTCTTCTGAGTTCACCAAAATCTGTTTCAAGGGCACTCCAGCGTATCGGGAGAAGCGGTCATCAGCTTCATGAGAAATCAAAGGGACGGATAGTTGTCGTGGACAGGGACGACCTTGTTGAGTGTTCACTCATACTCAAGAACGCAGTTGAGGGTAAAATAGATTCCATAAGGGTACCCGAGAACTGCCTGGATGTCCTGGCCCAGCACATATACGGGATGGCCATTGAGAACCCCTGGGACATTGACCATGCCTTGGAGGTTATAAGGAACAGCTACTGCTACAGGAACCTCAGGAGGGAGGATTACCTCTCTGTACTCAGCTACCTTGCAGGGGAGTATGCTGAGCTCGAGGAGAGATACGTATACGCCAAGATCTGGCTTGACCACGAGAAGAACATGTTCGGGAGGAGGGGTAAACTTGCTAGGATGCTCTACTCCACCAACATAGGGACCATACCTGATAGGAGCGCTGCGGTTGTTAAGTGCAACGGGAAGGTTGTGGGGAGGATAGAGGAGGACTTCATGGAGAAACTCAGGAAGGGTGACACCTTTGTTCTCGGTGGGAAGATCTACAGATTCAACTATGCAAGGGGTATGACCGTCAATGTCAGCCCCGCCTCAGGACCCCCCAACATTCCATCATGGTTCTCAGAGCAGCTACCCCTCTCCTTTGACCTTGCAGTTGACATACAGCGCTTCAGGGACATTATGGACGGTAAGTTCCAGTACGGGCGTTCAAAGGCAGAGATAATAGAGTTCATAATGGACTATCTCCACGTGGATGAGAGGGCTGCAGGTTCAATCTATGAGTATTTCCGTGAACAGTACCTCTACGCGACAATACCAAGCATCAGGAGGATGCTTGTTGAGTACTACACTGGCTTCGGGGGCAGAAAATTCATCGTATTCCACAGCCTCTTTGGAAGGAGGGTTAACGACGCCCTATCAAGGGCTGTTGCCTATGTCATTGCAAGGCGTTACCGGCGGGACGTTATGATATCTGTCTCTGACAATGGATTCTATCTGAGTTCAGAGGGAAAGATGGGTGGTCTCGAGTCATTCATGGAACTTGAACCTGAGAACCTCCGGGAGATACTTAAGAAGGCCCTTGACAGGACAGAAACCCTTGCAAGCAGGTTCAGGCACTGCGCTGGCCGTGCCCTCATGATACTCCGCAGGTACAGGGGGGAGGAGAAGTCGGTTGGCAGGCAGCAGGTGAGGGGTAAGATACTCCTTAAATTTGTGAGTGAACTGGATGACAGGTTCCCCATACTCGAGGAGGCCCGCAGGGAGGTTATGGAGGACTACATGGACATCGAGAATGCCATCAGGGTCCTTGAATGGATCCGTGATGGTGAAATGGAGATACGGCAGGTTGACACGAGGATACCCTCACCATTTGCCTTTAACCTGGTTGCCCAGGGTTACCTGGATGTGCTCAAGTATGAGGACCGGATAGAATTCATCAGGAGGATGCATCAGGCTATACTGGACGAGATCAGATGA